One part of the Roseomonas gilardii genome encodes these proteins:
- a CDS encoding YcgN family cysteine cluster protein, protein MLPDLPFWKAKSLSEMTRSEWESLCDGCGRCCLHKLRDDDTDEIHWTEVACRLLDTSTALCSDYANRRSKVPDCVKLTPARLKRIDWLPPSCGYRLVAEGRDLPEWHPLVSGDRATVQGAGVSVAGRVVSERRAGALEDHVVDWPGRWPRAASAVGEAGRVRWRRRPLPA, encoded by the coding sequence TTTCTGGAAGGCGAAATCCCTCTCCGAGATGACGCGGAGCGAATGGGAGAGCCTTTGCGACGGCTGCGGCCGCTGCTGCCTGCACAAGCTGCGCGACGACGACACGGACGAGATCCATTGGACCGAGGTGGCCTGCCGGCTGCTCGACACCTCCACGGCCCTCTGCTCCGACTATGCCAATCGCCGGAGCAAGGTGCCCGACTGTGTGAAGCTCACCCCGGCGCGGCTGAAGCGCATCGACTGGCTGCCGCCGAGCTGCGGCTATCGCCTCGTCGCGGAGGGCCGGGACCTGCCCGAATGGCATCCGCTGGTGTCCGGCGACCGGGCCACTGTCCAGGGTGCCGGGGTTTCCGTGGCCGGGCGCGTGGTCAGCGAGCGCCGCGCCGGGGCGCTGGAGGACCATGTGGTGGACTGGCCCGGACGCTGGCCCCGCGCTGCCTCGGCGGTGGGCGAGGCGGGCCGCGTCCGCTGGCGCCGCCGCCCCTTGCCAGCCTGA
- a CDS encoding cupin domain-containing protein, whose translation MSQSAREALRCRVPAVSTLQSDNERVRVTRWDFAPGAETGAHRHGWAYVVVPVTDGTLLVEMADGTSVTSQLQAGLAYDRLAGAEHNVINAGEAPLSFVEIEMKGLPG comes from the coding sequence ATGAGCCAGTCCGCCCGCGAAGCCCTCCGCTGCCGCGTCCCCGCCGTTTCCACCCTTCAGTCGGACAATGAGCGCGTGCGCGTCACCCGCTGGGACTTCGCCCCCGGTGCCGAGACGGGCGCCCACCGCCATGGCTGGGCCTATGTCGTCGTGCCGGTGACGGACGGGACCCTGCTGGTGGAGATGGCGGACGGCACCAGCGTCACGAGCCAGCTCCAGGCCGGGCTGGCCTATGACCGCCTGGCGGGGGCAGAGCACAACGTGATCAATGCCGGCGAGGCGCCGCTCTCCTTTGTCGAGATCGAGATGAAGGGCCTGCCCGGCTGA
- a CDS encoding M48 family metallopeptidase, whose product MSPAPRPGILPGMEPSTTESVPLRTGPLTRPIPCPVRWQRSSRARRVSLRIDPCAAEVIVTLPPRASRQQGMALLTAHAAWVMERLSALAPPQLFQDGAEIPLGGVSHPIRHEPQARGGAFLQDGCILVAGAPEFLARRVGDFLRAEARRRIAPLVADHAQALGVRPRAIRLKDTRSRWGSCAPDGTLAFSWRLVMAPGWVLDYVVAHEVAHLRELNHSSRFWALVETRTPHREAAQDWLRLNGSALLRIG is encoded by the coding sequence TTGTCCCCGGCCCCCCGTCCGGGCATTCTGCCCGGCATGGAGCCGAGCACCACCGAGAGCGTCCCCCTGCGGACCGGGCCGCTCACCCGGCCGATCCCCTGTCCGGTGCGCTGGCAGCGTTCGAGCCGGGCCCGCCGTGTCTCGCTGCGCATCGACCCCTGTGCCGCCGAGGTGATCGTCACCCTGCCGCCGCGCGCCAGCCGGCAGCAGGGCATGGCGCTGCTCACCGCCCATGCGGCCTGGGTGATGGAGCGCCTTTCCGCCCTGGCGCCGCCGCAGCTCTTCCAGGACGGGGCGGAGATCCCCCTTGGCGGGGTGTCGCACCCGATCCGCCACGAGCCGCAGGCACGGGGGGGCGCCTTTCTCCAGGACGGGTGCATCCTCGTTGCCGGCGCGCCGGAATTCCTCGCGCGCCGGGTCGGGGACTTCCTGCGGGCCGAGGCGCGGCGGCGGATCGCGCCGCTGGTGGCGGATCATGCCCAGGCGCTGGGGGTTCGCCCGCGCGCGATCCGGCTGAAGGACACCCGTTCGCGCTGGGGGTCCTGCGCGCCGGACGGCACGCTGGCCTTCTCCTGGCGCCTCGTCATGGCGCCGGGCTGGGTGCTGGACTACGTGGTGGCGCATGAGGTCGCGCATCTGCGGGAACTCAACCATTCCAGCCGTTTCTGGGCGCTGGTGGAAACGCGCACCCCGCATCGCGAGGCGGCGCAGGACTGGCTGCGGCTCAACGGCTCGGCGCTGCTGCGGATCGGCTGA
- a CDS encoding FUSC family protein, whose translation MTPARPMVPRGGTGPAWPERLAARLGRWSISLSPRAVSLGEGLRAAAACALVVLAMELLHWPALSWAAIAALWTCLADPGGPGRERARLLVGYAAVSTFCALAGAISGGLGWPVASVLLFLCSFLGGLGRLYGAAITQAGALAVVAFAVAADQPVHSAGAALEFGLIFAGGCLWALLLSLTLWRIHPFRPSRLALAGAFRELSALCADLDRLLAEGAPENAWGEHVGRHRRAVRLSIENARAALEQLLRARGLRDAVGRLLIGLETAERLFALLIVLEDRLEEQGQRFRAPDRAAARRRLRQLAVVLLRQSRLLEAGRPPDARLRAALARLEAMPAPADGGDSESLRAMMAALRGLIDNAPAGPPVPQPRQAHRGWVLLLANLRWESLVFRHALRSAVLVTGVMVLAHLLRLPQAYWATMAVILVQQPEIATTWPRALERAVGSVLGGLLAALLGWVLDGPVALTLAIFPLAMATMAVRGVSYALFVLFLTPLFVLLVDLTAPGASHAGLAGLRAFNNVLGSVVALAGAMLLWPERAPQRLRLALAGAVSAHARYAALAFGPSPDQAATEAARRAAGLASVNAEALRERAAHEPWGRLGAREGEARQEAAGAALLLLRRLAGASTAAWLRPAPRNGAADFGADLAAGLESVAEALRAGRAPPESAWPPEDASEEGLAPEQRRALRQARLLRQAGARYLG comes from the coding sequence GTGACCCCGGCCCGTCCCATGGTGCCCCGGGGCGGCACCGGCCCCGCCTGGCCGGAGCGCCTCGCGGCCCGGCTGGGGCGCTGGTCGATCTCACTCTCTCCCCGCGCCGTCAGCCTGGGCGAAGGGCTCCGTGCCGCCGCCGCCTGCGCCCTGGTGGTGCTGGCGATGGAGCTTCTCCACTGGCCCGCCTTGTCCTGGGCGGCGATCGCGGCGCTCTGGACCTGCCTCGCCGATCCCGGCGGCCCCGGGCGGGAGCGGGCAAGGCTCCTGGTGGGCTATGCGGCCGTCTCCACTTTCTGTGCCCTGGCGGGGGCGATCAGTGGCGGGCTGGGCTGGCCGGTGGCGTCGGTGCTGCTGTTCCTCTGTTCCTTTCTCGGCGGGCTGGGCCGCCTCTATGGGGCCGCCATCACCCAGGCCGGCGCCCTGGCGGTGGTGGCCTTCGCGGTGGCGGCCGACCAGCCGGTCCATTCCGCCGGGGCGGCGCTGGAATTCGGGCTGATCTTCGCGGGAGGGTGCCTCTGGGCTCTGCTACTCAGCCTGACCCTCTGGCGCATCCATCCCTTCCGACCCTCGCGCCTCGCCCTGGCGGGGGCCTTCCGCGAGCTTTCGGCCCTGTGCGCCGACCTGGACCGGCTGCTCGCGGAGGGAGCACCGGAGAATGCCTGGGGCGAACATGTCGGGCGTCACCGCCGCGCCGTGCGCCTGTCGATCGAGAATGCCCGTGCCGCCCTGGAGCAGCTTCTGCGCGCCCGCGGGTTGCGCGACGCGGTGGGGCGGCTGCTGATCGGGCTGGAAACGGCGGAACGGCTCTTCGCCTTGCTGATCGTGCTGGAGGACCGGCTGGAGGAACAGGGCCAGCGGTTCCGGGCGCCGGACCGGGCGGCCGCCCGGCGGCGCCTCCGGCAACTGGCGGTCGTGCTGCTGCGTCAGTCCCGCCTGCTGGAAGCGGGGCGTCCGCCCGATGCCCGGTTGCGCGCCGCCCTGGCCCGGCTGGAGGCCATGCCTGCCCCGGCGGATGGGGGGGACAGCGAGAGCCTGCGCGCCATGATGGCCGCCCTGCGCGGGCTGATCGACAATGCGCCGGCCGGCCCGCCCGTGCCGCAGCCGCGCCAGGCCCACAGGGGCTGGGTGCTGCTGCTGGCCAACCTGCGCTGGGAATCGCTGGTCTTCCGCCATGCCCTGCGTTCCGCCGTGCTGGTGACGGGGGTGATGGTGCTGGCCCATCTCCTGCGGCTGCCGCAGGCCTATTGGGCGACCATGGCGGTGATCCTGGTACAGCAGCCGGAGATCGCCACGACCTGGCCCCGGGCGCTGGAGCGCGCGGTCGGCAGCGTGCTGGGCGGGCTGCTGGCCGCCCTGCTCGGCTGGGTGCTGGACGGCCCCGTGGCGCTGACCCTGGCGATCTTCCCGCTGGCCATGGCGACCATGGCGGTGCGGGGGGTGAGCTATGCGCTCTTCGTCCTCTTCCTCACGCCGCTCTTCGTGCTGCTGGTGGACCTGACCGCGCCCGGGGCGAGCCATGCGGGGCTGGCCGGGTTGCGCGCCTTCAACAACGTGCTGGGCAGTGTCGTCGCGCTGGCCGGGGCCATGCTGCTCTGGCCGGAGCGGGCGCCGCAGCGGCTGCGGCTGGCCCTGGCCGGGGCCGTTTCGGCGCATGCGCGCTATGCCGCCCTGGCCTTCGGGCCCAGCCCCGATCAGGCCGCGACCGAGGCGGCGCGCCGCGCGGCCGGTCTGGCCAGCGTCAATGCGGAGGCCCTTCGCGAGCGTGCCGCGCATGAGCCCTGGGGGCGGCTGGGCGCGCGGGAGGGGGAGGCGCGGCAGGAGGCGGCCGGGGCCGCCCTGCTGCTGTTGCGCCGGCTGGCCGGTGCCAGCACCGCCGCCTGGCTGCGGCCTGCTCCCCGGAACGGGGCGGCGGATTTCGGCGCGGATCTGGCCGCAGGGCTGGAGAGCGTGGCGGAGGCCCTGCGCGCGGGGCGGGCTCCGCCGGAGTCCGCATGGCCGCCGGAGGATGCTTCGGAGGAAGGGCTGGCGCCGGAACAGCGCCGCGCCCTGCGCCAGGCCCGGCTGCTGCGGCAGGCCGGGGCGCGCTACCTGGGCTGA
- a CDS encoding TIGR01459 family HAD-type hydrolase, whose product MKVFEGITPLAERYDGFVVDLWGVVHDGVQAYPGVTDALAQLQAAGKRVVFLSNAPRRSWVVEDLLARLGVPRSLYVDAVTSGEVAWEMLRDRTDPWFARLGRRAYHLGPATDLSVIETLDLTLADRPEGADFLLNTGPDPQLGPHALEPYDAVLQACAGKRLPMVCVNPDREVVVGGRTLLCAGAFADRYRLLGVTDIFEVGKPDPTVYGPVLRRLAVPKEKVLAVGDGPRTDLAGAKAAGLDCVWVLNGLSAALAPDQLDTIAAAEKVSPLAALRAFRP is encoded by the coding sequence ATGAAGGTCTTCGAGGGCATCACCCCGCTGGCGGAGCGCTATGACGGCTTCGTGGTGGATCTCTGGGGCGTGGTGCATGACGGGGTGCAGGCCTATCCCGGCGTCACCGACGCGCTGGCGCAGCTCCAGGCCGCGGGCAAGCGCGTGGTCTTCCTGAGCAACGCCCCCCGCCGTTCCTGGGTGGTGGAGGATCTGCTGGCCCGGCTCGGCGTGCCGCGCTCGCTCTACGTGGACGCCGTGACCTCGGGCGAGGTCGCCTGGGAGATGCTGCGCGACCGCACCGATCCCTGGTTCGCGCGGCTCGGCCGCCGCGCCTACCACCTCGGCCCGGCCACCGATCTCAGCGTGATCGAGACGCTGGACCTGACCCTCGCGGACCGGCCGGAGGGCGCGGATTTCCTGCTCAACACCGGCCCCGACCCGCAGCTCGGCCCGCATGCGCTGGAGCCCTATGACGCGGTGCTCCAGGCCTGCGCCGGGAAGCGCCTGCCGATGGTCTGCGTGAACCCGGACCGCGAGGTGGTGGTGGGCGGCCGCACCCTGCTCTGCGCCGGCGCCTTCGCCGACCGTTACCGCCTGCTGGGCGTCACCGACATCTTCGAGGTCGGCAAGCCGGACCCGACCGTCTATGGCCCGGTGCTGCGGCGGCTGGCCGTGCCGAAGGAGAAGGTCCTGGCCGTGGGCGACGGGCCGCGCACCGACCTCGCCGGGGCCAAGGCCGCCGGGCTGGATTGCGTCTGGGTGCTGAACGGCCTTTCCGCCGCGCTGGCGCCGGACCAGCTCGACACCATCGCCGCCGCGGAGAAGGTCTCGCCCCTCGCGGCACTGCGCGCCTTCCGCCCCTGA
- a CDS encoding quinone-dependent dihydroorotate dehydrogenase, which produces MTPALASALMPLMRGMDPERAHGAALRALRLGLAGQDRTPDDPILATGALGLRFRNPVGLAAGFDKDAVAVLPLMRLGFGLVEAGTITPRPQAGNPKPRLFRLEEDRAVINRMGFNNGGLAAYVARLAALPRPLPAVLGANIGINKEGADPERDYPALYAAVAPHADYVTLNVSSPNTPGLRDLQGEERLAAILSAVAARRAGLAEQPPLLVKIAPDLAGDALPAIVEACIAQGVAGIIVSNTTIARPATLRSPRRSEAGGLSGPPLFAPSTAMLAAVHRLARGRLVLVGAGGVGSAEQAYAKIRAGASLVQIYAALAYEGPALIPDIRRGLAALLRRDGFAHISDAVGVDAA; this is translated from the coding sequence ATGACCCCTGCCCTCGCCTCCGCCCTCATGCCGCTGATGCGCGGCATGGACCCCGAGCGTGCGCATGGCGCCGCGCTCCGGGCCCTGCGCCTCGGCCTCGCCGGCCAGGACCGCACGCCGGACGATCCCATCCTGGCCACCGGGGCGCTGGGGCTGCGCTTCCGCAACCCGGTCGGCCTCGCCGCCGGATTCGACAAGGACGCGGTGGCGGTGCTGCCGCTGATGCGGCTGGGCTTCGGACTCGTCGAGGCCGGGACCATCACGCCGCGCCCCCAGGCGGGCAACCCCAAGCCGCGCCTCTTCCGGCTGGAGGAGGACCGGGCGGTGATCAACCGCATGGGGTTCAACAATGGTGGCCTCGCCGCCTATGTGGCGCGGCTGGCCGCCCTGCCCCGCCCCCTGCCCGCCGTGCTGGGCGCCAATATCGGCATCAACAAGGAAGGCGCCGATCCGGAGCGCGACTACCCGGCGCTCTATGCCGCCGTGGCGCCGCACGCGGACTACGTGACGCTGAACGTCTCCTCCCCCAACACGCCAGGGCTGCGGGACCTTCAGGGAGAGGAGCGGCTGGCCGCCATCCTGTCCGCGGTGGCGGCGCGCCGCGCCGGGCTGGCGGAGCAGCCGCCGCTGCTGGTGAAGATCGCCCCCGACCTCGCCGGGGATGCCCTGCCCGCCATCGTGGAGGCCTGCATCGCCCAGGGCGTGGCCGGGATCATCGTCTCCAACACCACCATCGCCCGCCCCGCGACGCTGCGCTCGCCGCGCCGGAGCGAGGCGGGCGGGCTGTCCGGCCCGCCGCTCTTCGCCCCCTCCACTGCCATGCTGGCCGCGGTGCACCGGCTGGCGCGCGGGCGGCTGGTGCTGGTGGGCGCGGGCGGCGTCGGCAGCGCGGAACAGGCCTATGCCAAGATCCGGGCCGGGGCCTCGCTGGTGCAGATCTACGCGGCGCTGGCCTATGAGGGGCCGGCGCTGATCCCGGACATCAGGCGCGGCCTCGCCGCGCTGCTGCGGCGCGACGGCTTCGCGCATATCTCGGACGCGGTGGGAGTGGACGCGGCATGA
- a CDS encoding DMT family transporter, which yields MRGPLLLLAALGLFALLDTNSKLLSGHYPPQQVVGIRYATMLALLLLARLLRPGLGGGLGTRHPWLHLLRAAGMLGSAFGFFLALRGLALAEGYLVYFTAPFFTLALAALFLREPVPASAWGWCALGFGGVLMSLLPGLTGGAPVASYLWALMGTVCYSIVMTINRWLRHEAGMARLILWTSAPGLLVLLPFLLESWVPPGARDSAALMANGVFSGVASLCLAGAFRHASASRLAPLEFSALAYAVVFDLAIWGVVPGPWAMAGAAVVMLAGVMSQRSARAA from the coding sequence GTGCGCGGACCTCTGCTGCTGCTGGCGGCGCTGGGCCTCTTCGCCCTGCTGGACACGAATTCCAAGCTGCTGTCGGGGCACTATCCGCCGCAGCAGGTGGTGGGGATCCGCTATGCCACCATGCTGGCCCTGCTGCTGCTGGCGCGTTTGCTGCGGCCCGGCCTGGGCGGGGGGCTGGGGACGCGGCACCCCTGGCTGCACCTGCTGCGCGCCGCCGGGATGCTGGGCTCGGCCTTCGGCTTCTTCCTGGCGCTGCGCGGCCTCGCGCTGGCCGAAGGGTATCTGGTGTATTTCACCGCGCCCTTCTTCACCCTGGCCCTGGCCGCGCTTTTCCTGCGGGAGCCGGTGCCCGCCTCGGCCTGGGGCTGGTGCGCGCTGGGCTTCGGCGGGGTGCTGATGTCGCTGCTGCCCGGGCTGACCGGCGGCGCGCCGGTGGCCTCCTATCTCTGGGCCCTGATGGGCACCGTCTGCTACTCCATCGTCATGACGATCAACCGCTGGCTGCGGCACGAGGCCGGGATGGCGCGGCTGATCCTCTGGACCTCGGCACCGGGCCTGCTGGTGCTCCTGCCCTTCCTGCTGGAAAGCTGGGTGCCGCCCGGGGCGCGGGATTCCGCGGCGCTGATGGCCAATGGCGTCTTCTCCGGCGTGGCGTCGCTCTGCCTGGCCGGTGCCTTCCGCCATGCCTCGGCCTCCCGCCTCGCGCCGCTGGAATTCAGCGCGCTCGCCTATGCGGTGGTGTTCGACCTCGCGATCTGGGGCGTGGTGCCGGGGCCCTGGGCCATGGCGGGGGCGGCGGTGGTGATGCTGGCGGGGGTGATGAGCCAGCGCTCGGCGCGCGCGGCCTGA
- a CDS encoding histidine phosphatase family protein, giving the protein MILTRLFLIRHAIVEPSARLTMYGDMDVPLCTVALAAEQVAHAWLAERLPRPARWFCTPLARTRSTAAAIFAGGYPEQRLTELPDMREQNLGRWQGLTHEEFTALLRDPPHPFWPHSAEERPPGGESVSDVVKRVGPVLEDLVDKYPGESLVIVAHGGSIRAALAHACGFTPYQALQFSVRNLSLTRLENLSGQWRVGAVNEEPPGLSVLH; this is encoded by the coding sequence ATGATCCTGACGCGTCTCTTCCTGATCCGGCACGCCATCGTCGAGCCCTCGGCCCGGCTGACCATGTACGGGGACATGGACGTGCCGCTCTGCACCGTGGCGCTGGCGGCGGAGCAGGTGGCCCATGCCTGGCTGGCCGAGCGCCTGCCGCGCCCGGCCCGCTGGTTCTGCACGCCGCTGGCGCGGACCCGCTCCACCGCGGCGGCCATCTTCGCCGGCGGCTATCCCGAGCAGCGGTTGACCGAGCTGCCGGACATGCGGGAGCAGAATCTGGGCCGCTGGCAGGGGCTGACGCATGAGGAGTTCACCGCCCTGCTGCGCGACCCGCCGCACCCGTTCTGGCCGCATTCGGCCGAGGAGCGGCCGCCCGGTGGGGAAAGCGTGAGCGATGTGGTGAAGCGCGTCGGCCCGGTGCTGGAGGATCTGGTGGACAAGTATCCGGGCGAATCGCTGGTGATCGTGGCGCATGGCGGCTCGATCCGCGCCGCGCTGGCCCATGCCTGCGGCTTCACCCCCTATCAGGCGTTGCAGTTCTCCGTCCGCAACCTGTCCCTGACGCGGCTGGAGAATCTCAGTGGCCAGTGGCGCGTCGGCGCGGTGAACGAGGAGCCGCCCGGGCTCAGCGTGCTGCACTGA
- a CDS encoding lipid-binding SYLF domain-containing protein, producing the protein MRRAMCLVLLMALAACGGGSIPPAAEQQTLVDRATLTAQEMLGQGDTGVRQDIQGSLRRSRAVMICPRVLKAGFILGAQGGSCVLTARDGAGSWSSPAFYSFGSGSLGLQIGLQDAQLMFFILTDKGLNAVLDNQVKLGGDISIALVTVGGGMGGATTTAAGADVVAYARTRGLYAGITLDGAVMSPYHEGNQAYYGRPVAVRDIVLSMTAYNQGADPLRAVLMQYGAGQAVVPPPSQPYAAPAQGGAGVPGGAPYGQAAPPAYSAPVTGGGITRETLH; encoded by the coding sequence ATGCGCCGTGCGATGTGCCTTGTGCTTCTCATGGCGCTGGCGGCCTGTGGCGGGGGCTCGATCCCGCCGGCCGCCGAGCAGCAGACGCTGGTGGACCGCGCGACGCTGACGGCACAGGAGATGCTGGGCCAGGGCGACACGGGCGTCCGGCAGGACATCCAGGGCTCGCTCCGCCGTTCCCGCGCGGTGATGATCTGCCCGCGCGTGCTGAAGGCAGGTTTCATCCTGGGCGCCCAGGGCGGGAGCTGCGTGCTGACGGCGCGTGACGGGGCCGGTTCCTGGTCCTCGCCCGCCTTCTACAGCTTCGGTTCCGGCTCGCTCGGCCTGCAGATCGGGTTGCAGGACGCGCAGCTCATGTTCTTCATCCTGACGGACAAGGGGCTGAACGCCGTGCTGGACAACCAGGTCAAGCTCGGCGGCGACATCTCCATCGCCCTGGTGACGGTGGGCGGCGGCATGGGGGGGGCGACCACCACGGCGGCGGGGGCGGATGTCGTGGCCTATGCCAGGACCCGCGGCCTTTATGCCGGGATCACCCTCGATGGCGCGGTGATGAGCCCCTATCACGAGGGCAATCAGGCCTATTACGGCCGGCCCGTCGCGGTGCGGGACATCGTGCTCAGCATGACCGCCTATAACCAGGGGGCCGATCCGCTGCGCGCGGTGCTGATGCAGTACGGCGCCGGCCAGGCCGTCGTGCCTCCGCCCTCCCAGCCCTATGCGGCGCCGGCCCAAGGGGGTGCGGGTGTACCGGGTGGGGCTCCCTATGGGCAGGCTGCGCCCCCCGCCTACAGCGCGCCGGTGACCGGCGGCGGGATCACGCGCGAGACGTTGCACTGA
- a CDS encoding DUF2272 domain-containing protein, with amino-acid sequence MRLSAPSASAGRRVRALLLALCPAAMLAACAAPPQTTARAFREPPLPYPPSTRERIVRFALTEWQDWGGYVTTPGEKHPPSKAPGPESALANFPRVLAYWRAVEEDRPVIDRNRDRYATALQGAATAPWREPAWSAAFISWVMRSAGVDQREFAGNAAHSFYLDAIIADARDFPAQAPFVPHSVGDYAPAPGDLVCGDRSRRPLADWRDRLAEIGQFRAMHCDIVVRVGPFVVEAVGGNVEDAVTMTRFPTDASGRLLPRPAGEPVLFGVIEDRIGRLPPFGAAMPVPATSIGAPVS; translated from the coding sequence ATGCGCCTGTCCGCGCCCTCCGCTTCCGCCGGGAGGCGGGTCCGCGCCCTGCTGCTGGCGCTCTGCCCCGCCGCCATGCTCGCCGCCTGCGCCGCGCCGCCGCAGACCACGGCCCGGGCCTTCCGCGAGCCGCCGCTGCCCTATCCGCCTTCGACCCGGGAGCGGATCGTCCGCTTCGCGCTGACGGAATGGCAGGACTGGGGCGGCTACGTCACCACGCCCGGGGAGAAGCATCCGCCCAGCAAGGCGCCGGGGCCGGAATCGGCGCTCGCCAACTTTCCACGCGTCCTCGCCTATTGGCGCGCGGTGGAGGAGGACCGGCCGGTGATCGACCGGAACCGGGACCGCTACGCCACGGCCTTGCAGGGCGCGGCGACGGCGCCCTGGCGTGAGCCCGCCTGGTCGGCGGCCTTCATCTCCTGGGTGATGCGCTCCGCCGGGGTGGACCAGCGCGAGTTCGCCGGGAATGCGGCGCATTCCTTCTACCTCGATGCCATCATCGCCGATGCGCGGGATTTCCCGGCCCAGGCGCCCTTCGTCCCGCACAGCGTCGGGGATTATGCCCCCGCGCCGGGCGACCTGGTCTGCGGCGACCGGTCCCGCCGCCCGCTCGCCGACTGGCGCGACCGCCTCGCCGAGATCGGGCAGTTCCGTGCCATGCATTGCGACATCGTCGTGCGGGTCGGGCCTTTCGTGGTGGAAGCGGTTGGCGGCAATGTGGAGGATGCCGTCACCATGACGCGCTTCCCCACCGATGCCTCGGGGCGCCTGCTGCCGCGCCCGGCGGGGGAGCCCGTCCTGTTCGGCGTGATCGAGGACCGGATCGGCAGGCTGCCGCCCTTCGGCGCGGCCATGCCCGTCCCCGCCACCAGCATCGGAGCACCTGTCTCTTGA
- a CDS encoding NADH:flavin oxidoreductase/NADH oxidase: MSDQPATSLFAPLTLRGVTLPNRIGVSPMCQYCCAPDGKPTEWHLQHLFSRALGGAGLVMTEAAAVLPEGRITPWDLGIWEEAQVPGHARLAAAIARAGAVPAIQLAHAGRKGSRNPPWMHGPASEHGWEPVGPSAVPFEGYATPHAMSGAEIDATIAAFVEAARRAVRAGYRVVELHAAHGYLLHQFLSPLANRRDDGWGGDFAGRTRLARDTVAALRGALPQDVPLWVRISHTDWVEGGWTTEESVELARRLRDLGVDLVDVSSGGNAAHAEIPVGPGYQVPGAAAVRRGAGIPVAAVGMITEPQQAQAILAEGKADLVLLARAILKDPYWPVRAAEALGRTDALSIPPQYERGWGKYPLRDEVAAPMPTL, encoded by the coding sequence TTGAGCGACCAGCCCGCCACCTCGCTCTTCGCGCCGCTGACCCTGCGCGGCGTGACCCTGCCGAACCGGATCGGCGTTTCGCCCATGTGCCAGTACTGCTGCGCGCCCGATGGGAAGCCCACGGAATGGCATCTGCAGCACCTCTTCTCCCGCGCCCTGGGCGGGGCGGGGCTGGTGATGACCGAGGCCGCCGCCGTGCTGCCGGAGGGGCGGATCACCCCCTGGGACCTGGGGATCTGGGAGGAGGCGCAGGTGCCGGGCCATGCCCGCCTCGCCGCCGCCATCGCGCGCGCCGGCGCGGTGCCGGCGATCCAGCTCGCCCATGCCGGGCGCAAGGGCAGCCGGAACCCGCCCTGGATGCATGGCCCGGCCTCGGAGCATGGCTGGGAGCCGGTCGGGCCGAGTGCCGTGCCCTTCGAGGGCTATGCCACGCCGCATGCGATGAGCGGGGCGGAGATCGATGCCACGATCGCCGCTTTCGTGGAGGCCGCGCGGCGGGCGGTGCGGGCGGGCTACCGGGTGGTCGAGCTCCATGCGGCGCATGGCTATCTGCTGCACCAGTTCCTCTCGCCCCTGGCGAACCGCCGCGACGACGGCTGGGGCGGCGATTTCGCCGGGCGGACGCGGCTGGCGCGGGACACGGTGGCCGCGCTGCGGGGGGCTCTGCCGCAGGACGTGCCGCTCTGGGTGCGGATCAGCCACACCGACTGGGTGGAAGGCGGCTGGACCACGGAGGAGAGCGTGGAGCTGGCGCGCCGGCTGCGGGATCTCGGGGTGGACCTGGTGGATGTCTCCTCCGGCGGCAATGCGGCGCATGCGGAGATCCCGGTCGGCCCGGGCTATCAGGTGCCGGGCGCTGCGGCGGTGCGCCGGGGCGCGGGCATTCCGGTGGCGGCCGTGGGCATGATCACGGAGCCGCAGCAGGCCCAGGCGATCCTGGCCGAGGGCAAGGCCGATCTGGTGCTGCTGGCCCGGGCGATCCTGAAGGACCCCTACTGGCCCGTCCGTGCCGCCGAGGCGCTGGGCCGCACGGACGCGCTGTCCATCCCGCCGCAATACGAGCGTGGCTGGGGCAAGTATCCGCTGCGGGACGAGGTGGCGGCGCCGATGCCGACGCTGTAG
- a CDS encoding FKBP-type peptidyl-prolyl cis-trans isomerase, producing the protein MTASADQYTTLPSGIRYHDEVVGEGESPRPGQWVTVHYTGWLDDQGKPGRKFDSSRDRGDPFQFMIGMGQVISGWDIGVSTMKVGGRRTLVLPPEHGYGARGAGGVIPPNATLIFDVELLGLG; encoded by the coding sequence ATGACCGCCAGCGCCGACCAGTACACCACCCTGCCCTCGGGCATCCGCTACCATGACGAGGTGGTGGGCGAAGGGGAATCCCCCCGCCCCGGCCAGTGGGTCACCGTCCACTACACCGGCTGGCTCGACGACCAGGGCAAGCCGGGCCGCAAGTTCGACAGCTCTCGCGACCGCGGCGACCCGTTCCAGTTCATGATCGGCATGGGGCAGGTGATCTCCGGCTGGGATATCGGCGTTTCCACCATGAAGGTGGGCGGCCGCCGCACCCTCGTCCTGCCGCCGGAGCACGGCTATGGCGCGCGCGGCGCCGGCGGCGTGATCCCGCCCAACGCCACGCTGATCTTCGACGTGGAACTGCTCGGCCTCGGCTGA